Proteins co-encoded in one Halococcoides cellulosivorans genomic window:
- a CDS encoding 6-hydroxymethylpterin diphosphokinase MptE-like protein, translating into MEFDTWAPVYEAIRADFGFDRDADRAARDRLGALADGADPRAALPTLDAVVAIVGPAGDPVAECRALDPDHVVAVSTATSALREADVPIDLVVTDLDGTPHAVLAAATDGVPVAVHAHGDNRAAIDRWVPQFPIDRLVPTTQVRPRPPVVNLGGFTDGDRAAFAADHCGAERLRFPGWDLDHPVDAATDSVKARKLDWAARLLAWLERRRGEQFSVLDGRREALDLPDSIA; encoded by the coding sequence ATGGAGTTCGACACCTGGGCCCCCGTCTACGAGGCGATCCGGGCCGACTTCGGGTTCGACCGTGACGCCGACCGGGCCGCTCGTGACCGTCTCGGCGCGCTGGCCGACGGGGCCGACCCCCGGGCCGCGCTGCCCACTCTCGACGCGGTGGTCGCTATCGTCGGGCCAGCGGGCGATCCGGTCGCGGAGTGTCGCGCTCTGGACCCCGATCACGTCGTCGCCGTCTCCACGGCGACGAGCGCGCTCCGCGAGGCCGACGTTCCGATCGATCTGGTCGTGACCGACCTCGACGGGACGCCCCACGCGGTGCTCGCGGCCGCGACCGACGGCGTTCCGGTCGCCGTTCACGCCCACGGCGACAACCGCGCGGCGATCGACCGCTGGGTCCCCCAGTTCCCGATCGACCGACTGGTTCCGACCACGCAGGTCCGCCCGCGCCCCCCGGTCGTGAATCTCGGTGGGTTCACCGACGGCGATCGCGCCGCGTTCGCCGCCGATCACTGCGGGGCCGAACGCCTTCGATTTCCGGGGTGGGACCTCGACCACCCGGTCGACGCCGCCACGGACTCGGTGAAGGCGCGCAAACTCGACTGGGCGGCCCGCCTGCTCGCCTGGCTCGAACGGCGTCGTGGCGAGCAGTTTTCCGTTCTCGACGGGCGACGCGAGGCGCTCGATCTGCCCGATTCGATCGCCTGA
- a CDS encoding DUF2797 domain-containing protein — MQIVGYRARTDEPAALALASEGAVDRVPLAPGADLAYTLGPRRCAGRVEGDRHESCDRSAAPYCDRHTDRWPCARCTGDCALPLESCREPHAIYLAAFAPDEFKVGVTRDWRLETRLREQGADRAAHLRTVADGRRARQIEAQIAERIGDSVRVATKIDGLHRSVDPDAWETLLAAFDHEATYAFEYGVDLDHRPIRETVATGTVRATKGRVALLAAGPTTVAVDLRDLVGHEVTAERSDRRRQAALGAFE, encoded by the coding sequence GTGCAGATCGTCGGGTATCGCGCGCGGACGGACGAACCGGCGGCGCTCGCTCTCGCGAGTGAGGGGGCGGTCGATCGCGTTCCACTCGCTCCGGGGGCCGACCTGGCGTACACGCTCGGCCCCCGCCGGTGTGCCGGTCGAGTCGAGGGCGACCGCCACGAGTCCTGTGACCGCTCGGCGGCCCCGTACTGCGATCGCCACACCGACCGCTGGCCCTGCGCCCGGTGTACGGGTGACTGTGCGCTCCCGCTCGAATCCTGTCGGGAACCACATGCGATCTACCTGGCGGCGTTCGCGCCCGACGAATTCAAGGTGGGCGTCACCCGCGACTGGCGACTGGAGACACGCCTGCGCGAGCAGGGGGCCGATCGGGCCGCTCACCTTCGGACGGTCGCGGACGGCCGACGGGCCCGACAGATCGAGGCCCAGATCGCAGAGCGGATCGGAGACAGCGTCCGCGTCGCGACGAAAATCGATGGCCTCCACCGATCGGTCGACCCCGACGCCTGGGAGACCCTCCTCGCGGCGTTCGACCACGAGGCGACGTACGCGTTCGAGTACGGTGTCGATCTGGACCACCGCCCGATCCGCGAGACCGTCGCGACCGGGACCGTCCGGGCGACCAAAGGCCGGGTCGCGCTTCTCGCAGCGGGCCCGACGACCGTCGCGGTCGACCTGCGTGATCTGGTCGGCCACGAGGTGACCGCGGAACGATCGGATCGTCGCCGCCAGGCCGCCCTCGGCGCCTTCGAGTGA
- a CDS encoding DUF7490 domain-containing protein, with amino-acid sequence MKRERYLAAGVAGLCVLALVALLVVPGAIAEETEPSSYLSITEVGVDPVEASGNAATFSFPVAVSHGGGPAENVTARVRAIDDASGLIAAETTIAIDNVTGDRERTARPTLTVERSGDYTVTVVLYENGQRVGRESTQLRNVEGLSPSPIAFKRFDSGVQTIETSIGSTGGDRTSFDVGVRLWNTGTESAGDVSVELVARQSDSNVVADRTTVTVDTIDSGVAVRPTGRLEVPSGYAYRIDAIISHEGVVVSSATSVVDLDPERELSNDTTFEDVEFEAEEFVRDGGTDGSDEMIEETSTEEGPGFGVLAALAALLATAVAMRLRGDNR; translated from the coding sequence GTGAAACGTGAACGATATCTCGCGGCCGGCGTGGCTGGCCTCTGCGTGCTGGCGCTGGTGGCGCTGTTGGTCGTCCCGGGGGCGATCGCTGAGGAGACCGAACCGTCGAGTTACCTCTCGATCACGGAGGTGGGCGTCGATCCGGTCGAGGCGTCGGGCAACGCCGCGACGTTCTCGTTTCCCGTCGCGGTGAGCCACGGCGGTGGCCCCGCCGAGAACGTGACCGCGCGGGTGCGGGCGATCGACGACGCGAGCGGCCTGATCGCGGCCGAGACGACCATCGCGATCGACAACGTGACCGGTGATCGCGAACGCACGGCACGGCCGACGCTGACCGTCGAGCGATCGGGTGATTACACCGTGACGGTCGTGCTCTACGAGAACGGCCAGCGGGTCGGCCGCGAGTCCACACAGTTGCGCAACGTCGAGGGGCTCTCACCCTCTCCGATCGCGTTCAAACGATTCGACTCCGGCGTCCAGACCATCGAGACGTCGATCGGATCGACCGGTGGCGACCGGACGTCGTTCGACGTGGGCGTGCGCCTCTGGAACACGGGCACTGAATCGGCGGGCGACGTCTCGGTCGAACTCGTCGCTCGACAGTCGGATTCGAACGTCGTCGCTGACCGGACGACCGTGACGGTCGATACGATCGACTCCGGTGTGGCCGTTCGCCCGACCGGACGGCTGGAGGTCCCGTCCGGCTACGCCTATCGGATCGACGCGATCATCTCCCACGAGGGCGTCGTCGTGAGTTCAGCGACCTCCGTGGTGGATCTCGATCCCGAACGCGAACTGTCGAACGACACGACCTTCGAGGACGTCGAGTTCGAGGCCGAGGAGTTCGTCCGGGACGGCGGGACCGACGGCTCCGACGAGATGATCGAGGAGACGAGCACCGAGGAGGGCCCCGGATTCGGGGTCCTGGCGGCCCTGGCGGCACTCCTCGCGACAGCGGTTGCGATGCGACTTCGAGGTGATAATAGATGA
- a CDS encoding class I SAM-dependent methyltransferase: MSELAVVVAKPRAESVIEACREAGVYDADRAVREHGPDAVAIPVTEVPDVPHREVVQQAGPARERTLDDRLRARGWTDDEIERAPGSWAVLGSVILVEMGDAPRPAECGAALLDLHHEADTVVDRDSIDGPHREPSVEVIAGTGDTAVVHREHGIAYAFDVRDVMFSPGNKAERARMGEVVEPGEEVLDMFAGIGYFSLPMAAGGAGVTAVERNPDAFRYLLENTRLNDLDDRIAPYRADCRDVAPRVAADRVVMGHYDAHEYLDVALDALVPGGVVHYHETTPVAVGLTRPIERLESAAARDRTIEVLDHHRVKSYSEGVDHLVVDARID; the protein is encoded by the coding sequence ATGAGCGAGCTCGCGGTCGTCGTCGCGAAGCCCCGTGCCGAGTCGGTCATCGAGGCGTGCCGCGAGGCGGGCGTCTACGACGCGGATCGAGCGGTCCGCGAACACGGCCCCGACGCCGTTGCGATTCCAGTCACCGAGGTTCCGGACGTTCCCCATCGCGAGGTCGTCCAGCAGGCCGGGCCGGCCCGCGAGCGCACGCTCGACGACCGGTTGCGGGCGCGGGGCTGGACCGACGACGAGATCGAGCGCGCGCCCGGGTCGTGGGCCGTCCTCGGGTCGGTCATCCTCGTCGAGATGGGCGACGCTCCTCGTCCCGCAGAATGCGGCGCAGCACTCCTGGATCTGCACCACGAGGCCGACACCGTCGTCGATCGCGATTCGATCGACGGGCCACATCGCGAACCGTCGGTCGAGGTGATCGCGGGCACGGGTGACACCGCTGTCGTCCACCGCGAACACGGGATCGCGTACGCGTTCGACGTTCGCGATGTCATGTTCTCGCCGGGGAACAAAGCCGAACGGGCGCGCATGGGCGAAGTGGTCGAACCGGGCGAGGAAGTACTCGACATGTTCGCCGGCATCGGCTACTTTTCGCTGCCGATGGCCGCCGGCGGCGCGGGCGTCACCGCCGTCGAGCGCAATCCCGACGCCTTCCGCTACCTCCTGGAGAACACCCGGTTGAACGACCTCGACGACCGGATCGCGCCCTATCGCGCGGACTGTCGCGATGTCGCGCCGCGTGTGGCCGCCGACCGTGTGGTGATGGGCCACTACGACGCCCACGAGTACCTCGACGTGGCGCTCGACGCGCTCGTGCCCGGTGGCGTCGTCCACTACCACGAGACGACACCCGTCGCAGTCGGCCTCACGCGCCCGATCGAGCGTCTCGAATCGGCCGCCGCACGAGACCGGACGATCGAGGTGCTCGATCACCACCGGGTGAAATCGTACAGCGAAGGCGTCGATCACCTCGTCGTCGACGCCCGGATCGACTGA
- a CDS encoding NAD(P)-dependent oxidoreductase: MTVIVTDALDSSGQDRLRDAGHSIEVVPAGDRAALIDALPGASGLVVGADQTVDADVIDASDALAVIGVLGVDVTNVDVEAATDRGVLVTTAPRASVRAVAEFAVGMTFATARKIPQGHRRLRGGEWAKGPIIGHELDGKTLGVLGLDEVGQEIASRLAGLDMDVIAFDPGADDDQARRIGATLVDDLATVLETADILSVHEGRGEIPALDADDFDALAGGYLVDVTGGAAIDEPALADAVDDGVLEGAALDAFETTPLPADSPLREVENVITTPELATEARPAPTGAARRIAETVVDALAGERVPQALNTPSIPEDRYPTVEPYADLAETAGRIAVQLLAESADGITISFAGPVADEEIDIAAVAGLTGALDALGYDATDANAHAVAADAGVDVSVETASEAQDFRNLVTVTATADDESASVSGTQFADGESRIVRIADYRVEIVPYGTMMLVHNDDAPGVIGTIGTILGEHEVNIAGMFNSRETVGGDSLTVYNLDERPSDDLVSEILADDRVEDLDLVSLDL; encoded by the coding sequence ATGACGGTCATCGTAACGGACGCACTCGATTCGTCCGGCCAAGACCGCCTGCGTGACGCAGGCCACTCGATCGAGGTCGTGCCGGCCGGGGATCGCGCGGCGCTGATCGACGCGCTGCCCGGCGCGTCGGGACTCGTCGTCGGTGCCGACCAGACGGTCGACGCCGACGTGATCGACGCGTCCGACGCGCTCGCCGTGATCGGCGTGCTCGGCGTCGACGTGACGAACGTGGACGTCGAGGCCGCCACCGATCGGGGCGTGCTCGTCACGACCGCGCCACGAGCGTCGGTCCGGGCGGTCGCGGAGTTCGCCGTCGGGATGACGTTCGCGACGGCCCGAAAGATCCCCCAGGGCCACCGTCGTCTGCGGGGTGGCGAGTGGGCCAAAGGCCCGATCATCGGCCACGAACTCGACGGCAAGACGCTCGGCGTCCTCGGTCTCGACGAGGTCGGCCAGGAGATCGCGAGTCGCCTCGCCGGTCTCGACATGGACGTGATCGCCTTCGATCCGGGCGCGGACGACGACCAGGCCCGCCGGATCGGCGCGACACTCGTCGACGACCTGGCGACGGTGCTGGAGACGGCGGACATCCTCTCCGTCCACGAGGGTCGCGGCGAGATTCCGGCACTCGACGCCGACGACTTCGACGCGCTCGCGGGTGGCTATCTCGTCGACGTGACCGGCGGGGCGGCGATCGACGAACCCGCACTCGCTGATGCCGTCGACGACGGCGTGCTCGAAGGCGCGGCGCTCGACGCCTTCGAGACGACACCGCTGCCCGCGGACAGCCCGCTGCGTGAGGTCGAAAACGTCATCACGACGCCCGAACTCGCGACCGAGGCGCGCCCCGCGCCGACGGGCGCGGCCCGGCGTATCGCGGAGACGGTCGTCGACGCGCTCGCCGGCGAGCGCGTCCCGCAGGCGCTCAACACGCCATCGATCCCCGAAGACCGGTATCCGACCGTCGAACCGTACGCCGATCTGGCCGAGACGGCCGGCCGGATCGCCGTCCAGTTGCTCGCGGAGTCGGCCGACGGGATCACCATCTCCTTTGCGGGGCCCGTGGCCGACGAAGAGATCGACATCGCCGCCGTGGCTGGCCTGACGGGCGCACTCGACGCGCTGGGGTACGACGCGACCGACGCCAACGCCCACGCGGTGGCCGCCGACGCGGGCGTCGACGTCTCTGTCGAGACCGCGAGCGAGGCCCAGGACTTCCGGAATCTCGTGACCGTCACCGCGACGGCGGACGACGAGTCCGCGAGCGTCAGCGGGACGCAGTTTGCCGACGGCGAGAGCCGGATCGTCAGAATCGCGGACTATCGCGTCGAGATCGTGCCCTACGGCACGATGATGCTCGTCCACAACGACGACGCGCCGGGCGTGATCGGCACGATCGGGACGATCCTCGGTGAGCACGAGGTCAACATCGCGGGCATGTTCAACAGCCGCGAGACCGTCGGCGGCGACTCGCTGACGGTGTACAACCTCGACGAACGCCCCTCCGACGACCTGGTCAGTGAGATCCTCGCGGACGACCGCGTCGAGGACCTCGATCTGGTCTCGCTGGATCTCTGA
- a CDS encoding pyruvoyl-dependent arginine decarboxylase, translated as MASIRVVAATGRGPTHTAAFDDALAAVDAHDYNLIDLSSVVPPDATIERCERLPDLGPIGGGLCVVRASATVAPDADRPVGAAVGWDRTASGAGVFYEEEGPDPAAVERRVREGIAHARAIRPDRDWDGDPTVVTSRADPGSAVGAAVVLAAVGRAHSLLGRSPRAGDL; from the coding sequence ATGGCATCGATCAGGGTGGTCGCCGCGACGGGGCGCGGTCCGACCCACACCGCCGCGTTCGACGACGCGCTCGCGGCGGTCGACGCCCACGACTACAATCTGATCGACCTCTCGTCTGTCGTGCCGCCCGACGCGACCATCGAGCGCTGTGAGCGCCTCCCGGATCTCGGCCCGATCGGCGGCGGATTGTGCGTCGTCCGCGCGTCGGCCACGGTCGCGCCCGACGCCGATCGGCCCGTAGGCGCGGCGGTCGGATGGGACCGCACCGCCTCGGGAGCGGGCGTGTTCTACGAGGAGGAGGGTCCGGACCCCGCGGCGGTCGAACGACGCGTCCGCGAGGGCATCGCCCACGCCCGGGCGATCCGGCCGGATCGCGACTGGGACGGCGACCCGACGGTCGTCACTTCGCGGGCCGACCCCGGATCGGCGGTCGGCGCGGCGGTCGTGCTCGCGGCAGTCGGGCGGGCCCACTCCCTGCTCGGTCGTTCGCCCAGGGCGGGAGACTTATAA
- a CDS encoding DUF5811 family protein, with protein MYGNVSFEDDDDVTLSPAERDRLRREIESVAAATRDLLPGEFVVGSELTDGSDGPLATVAVQPPVGAPISGGYNPEDGIEIDAEKRQEFARGLAASAALQVKRSMGEVTAPPAQ; from the coding sequence ATGTATGGAAACGTGTCGTTCGAAGACGATGACGACGTCACGCTCTCGCCCGCCGAGCGGGATCGGCTTCGGCGCGAGATCGAATCCGTCGCCGCCGCGACTCGCGACCTCTTGCCCGGCGAGTTCGTGGTCGGCTCGGAGTTGACCGACGGCTCTGACGGTCCGCTCGCGACCGTCGCCGTCCAGCCACCGGTCGGCGCTCCCATCAGCGGTGGGTACAACCCGGAGGACGGTATCGAGATCGACGCCGAGAAACGCCAGGAGTTCGCGCGCGGCCTGGCCGCGAGTGCGGCCCTGCAGGTCAAGCGGTCGATGGGTGAGGTCACCGCGCCGCCCGCCCAGTAA
- the folP gene encoding dihydropteroate synthase yields MTTVTAGDLPIGPGHPPRIVGVLNVSERSPYDPSVHTDPASAADHAADLAAAGADVIDIGLESANRRYETLSAAEECERLEVALGVVDRVDADVAFSIETRYAEVAAAALDGGFDMVNDICGFADPEMAPVCRERDAPVVTMAGPDDLDRPGVVEAIDWASERSPAWAEQADHVDRTVAALERDPLTEQTIVDPAFGRWSDAQTLDQDRALLARLGELRALDRPILVSLHRKSFLRELCDRSTEDALPVSLAATALAVARGADMIRTHDVQATADAATVGAAFAAAPAQAPGRDVRERLVRSVDAAERECRRVGADPVSAPEMVARTIELDVDASARERLAAAAPSAGVTVAAGSDGTLLSGSPAAFQRLADRVDAPAGLASDLAWIADTLATPTDRPESVVSIE; encoded by the coding sequence ATGACCACCGTGACGGCCGGCGACCTCCCGATCGGGCCCGGCCACCCGCCCCGGATCGTCGGCGTGTTGAACGTGAGCGAACGCTCACCCTACGATCCCAGCGTCCACACCGATCCCGCGAGCGCGGCCGATCACGCCGCCGATCTCGCCGCGGCCGGTGCCGACGTGATCGATATCGGCCTCGAATCCGCGAATCGGCGGTACGAGACGCTCTCGGCCGCCGAAGAGTGTGAGCGCCTAGAGGTCGCGCTGGGCGTCGTCGACCGTGTCGACGCCGACGTCGCCTTCTCGATCGAGACCCGCTACGCCGAGGTCGCCGCTGCCGCCCTCGACGGGGGGTTCGACATGGTGAACGATATCTGTGGGTTTGCCGACCCGGAGATGGCCCCCGTCTGCAGAGAGCGCGACGCGCCCGTCGTGACGATGGCCGGCCCGGACGACCTCGACCGCCCTGGCGTCGTCGAGGCCATCGACTGGGCGAGCGAGCGCTCGCCCGCGTGGGCCGAGCAGGCAGATCACGTCGATCGGACCGTCGCCGCGCTCGAACGCGACCCGCTGACCGAGCAGACGATCGTCGATCCCGCCTTCGGGCGCTGGTCGGACGCCCAGACGCTCGATCAGGACCGCGCGCTGCTCGCCCGCCTCGGCGAACTCCGCGCGCTCGATCGCCCCATTCTGGTCTCGTTGCACCGCAAATCGTTCCTCCGGGAGTTGTGTGACCGCTCGACCGAGGACGCACTCCCCGTGAGTCTGGCGGCGACCGCACTCGCGGTCGCCCGCGGTGCGGACATGATCCGAACCCACGACGTGCAGGCGACCGCCGACGCCGCGACCGTCGGCGCGGCGTTTGCGGCCGCGCCGGCCCAGGCCCCCGGCCGCGACGTTCGCGAGCGTCTCGTCCGGTCAGTCGACGCGGCCGAACGCGAGTGTCGCCGCGTCGGGGCCGACCCCGTGAGTGCACCCGAAATGGTCGCCCGGACGATCGAACTCGACGTGGACGCGTCGGCACGCGAGCGCCTCGCCGCGGCCGCCCCGTCGGCGGGCGTGACCGTCGCCGCTGGCTCCGACGGGACACTCCTCAGCGGGTCGCCCGCGGCGTTCCAGCGTCTGGCCGATCGGGTCGACGCGCCTGCGGGCCTCGCGAGCGACCTCGCGTGGATCGCTGACACGCTCGCGACACCGACCGACCGCCCGGAGTCGGTCGTCTCGATCGAGTGA
- a CDS encoding DsbA family protein, whose amino-acid sequence MRNTNPTRRRFVGGVAAAGAAALAGCGDSTSEAELSTPVRGDPEADVTVAVYSDFRCPHCARYAMQSYPNGVSQFVENERIRYEHHDFPIPVSDQSRPAANAARAVQYELGDAAFWTVAEGLFEGYSDLGPSLYGSLAEEVGADPETIKAAASEGRYAATIDADKSSGQDRGVTQTPTIFVDGEALSGYGAKRVTAAIEDAL is encoded by the coding sequence ATGCGAAATACGAATCCGACACGACGCCGGTTCGTCGGGGGCGTCGCCGCCGCGGGCGCTGCGGCCCTCGCCGGGTGTGGCGACAGCACCAGCGAGGCGGAACTGTCGACCCCGGTCCGCGGTGACCCCGAGGCCGACGTCACGGTCGCGGTCTACTCCGACTTTCGGTGTCCACACTGTGCGCGCTACGCCATGCAGTCGTATCCGAACGGCGTCAGCCAGTTCGTCGAGAACGAACGGATCCGATACGAACACCACGACTTCCCCATCCCCGTCTCCGATCAGTCTCGGCCGGCGGCCAACGCCGCCCGGGCCGTCCAGTACGAACTCGGAGACGCGGCGTTCTGGACGGTCGCAGAGGGGCTGTTCGAAGGGTATAGCGATCTCGGGCCGTCGCTGTACGGCAGCCTCGCAGAAGAGGTCGGAGCCGATCCCGAGACGATCAAAGCGGCCGCCAGCGAGGGCCGCTACGCGGCGACGATCGACGCCGACAAATCGAGCGGCCAGGACCGCGGCGTCACCCAGACGCCGACCATCTTCGTCGACGGTGAGGCGTTGTCCGGCTACGGGGCGAAACGAGTGACTGCAGCGATCGAGGACGCCCTGTAG
- the glmS gene encoding glutamine--fructose-6-phosphate transaminase (isomerizing), producing the protein MCGIVAVVGAGDRTREIVLDGLDRLEYRGYDSAGLAIGDDTLHVRRRAGPVADPRAVADAVPAAGSVGIGHTRWSTHGPPTEANAHPQVDCTDRVAVVHNGVIENAPTLRQTLDAAGHSIEGETDTAVVPHLIEDALAEGHDPTAAVRAATDRLDGQFAFVVAIAGFEGVVGVRRGSPLVVGIDAPLTLASDVPAIRPFTDRVCHLADGDVVCVRPDGYAITAIDGTPRERPVETVDWESGATGLGAYDSYMRKEIDEQPRVLGQALAGRIDGDRVDSAIDGDRVTLDSAIDDPSEVLLVAAGSSHRAASVAARRFRAASVPAQAAIASEVATDPPPIDDALVVAVTQSGETADTLAALAAVTDRAATTVAVTNAPHASISRAVDFTLPVRAGPEVSVAATKSVTASLVTLELLVQAVTGPEQSVLDALRALPDQVQHVLAESAAASVARSLTDGDSYVFLGRGLQVPIAKEGALKTTELTYAPAQGFPAGEFKHGPLALVSESTPVIALVTGDGVHAEKCVTNVREIASRGAPIVAITDGRTDAGDPSVVDHTLSIPAAPQPAAAILATVQTQLLAYHLARELDRPIDRPRHLAKSVTVE; encoded by the coding sequence ATGTGCGGGATCGTCGCTGTCGTCGGCGCGGGCGATCGCACCCGCGAGATCGTCCTCGACGGCCTCGATCGCCTCGAATACCGGGGCTACGACTCGGCGGGCCTCGCGATCGGCGACGACACACTCCACGTCCGCCGTCGGGCGGGCCCGGTCGCCGACCCCCGCGCGGTCGCGGACGCGGTCCCCGCCGCTGGCTCCGTGGGGATCGGCCACACCCGCTGGAGCACGCACGGCCCGCCGACCGAGGCGAACGCCCACCCACAGGTGGACTGCACGGATCGGGTCGCGGTCGTCCACAACGGCGTGATCGAGAACGCCCCGACGCTCCGGCAAACGCTCGACGCCGCGGGCCATAGCATCGAGGGCGAGACCGACACGGCGGTCGTCCCACACCTGATCGAGGACGCTCTGGCCGAGGGCCACGACCCCACGGCGGCGGTCCGGGCCGCGACGGACCGCCTCGACGGGCAGTTCGCGTTCGTCGTCGCGATCGCCGGGTTCGAGGGCGTCGTCGGCGTGCGCCGTGGGTCGCCGCTGGTCGTCGGGATCGACGCCCCGCTCACGCTCGCGAGTGACGTGCCCGCGATCAGGCCCTTTACCGATCGGGTCTGTCATCTCGCGGACGGCGACGTGGTGTGTGTCCGGCCCGACGGCTACGCGATCACCGCGATCGACGGCACGCCGCGCGAGCGCCCGGTCGAGACCGTCGACTGGGAGTCGGGCGCGACCGGACTGGGCGCGTACGACTCGTATATGCGCAAGGAGATCGACGAGCAGCCACGCGTCCTCGGCCAGGCGCTCGCGGGTCGGATCGACGGCGACCGGGTCGACTCCGCGATCGACGGTGATCGCGTCACGCTCGACTCCGCGATCGACGACCCGAGCGAGGTGCTGCTCGTCGCGGCGGGGTCGAGCCACCGCGCCGCGAGTGTCGCCGCCCGACGATTCCGCGCGGCGAGCGTGCCCGCCCAGGCGGCGATCGCCAGCGAGGTCGCGACCGATCCGCCGCCGATCGACGACGCCCTCGTCGTCGCGGTCACCCAGAGCGGCGAGACCGCCGACACGCTCGCGGCGCTCGCGGCGGTCACGGACCGCGCTGCGACGACCGTCGCGGTGACGAACGCCCCGCATGCGTCGATTTCCCGGGCCGTCGATTTCACCCTGCCCGTGCGAGCGGGCCCGGAGGTCAGCGTCGCGGCGACCAAAAGCGTCACCGCGTCGCTGGTCACGCTCGAACTGCTCGTCCAGGCGGTGACCGGTCCCGAGCAGAGCGTCCTCGACGCGCTCCGCGCGCTCCCCGACCAGGTCCAGCACGTCCTCGCGGAGAGTGCGGCCGCGAGCGTCGCGCGCTCGCTCACCGACGGCGATTCGTACGTCTTCCTCGGGCGGGGCCTGCAGGTCCCGATCGCCAAAGAGGGCGCGCTCAAGACGACCGAACTCACGTACGCGCCCGCGCAGGGCTTTCCCGCCGGCGAGTTCAAACACGGCCCGCTCGCGCTCGTCAGCGAGTCGACGCCCGTGATCGCGCTCGTCACCGGCGACGGCGTTCACGCCGAAAAATGCGTGACGAACGTCCGTGAGATCGCGTCGCGTGGCGCACCGATCGTCGCGATCACCGACGGGCGCACCGACGCGGGCGACCCGAGCGTCGTTGATCACACCCTCTCGATCCCGGCGGCCCCACAGCCCGCGGCGGCGATCCTCGCGACCGTCCAGACCCAACTGCTGGCCTATCACCTCGCACGCGAACTGGACCGCCCGATCGACCGCCCCCGGCATCTCGCGAAAAGCGTCACCGTCGAGTGA